A stretch of Arachis hypogaea cultivar Tifrunner chromosome 15, arahy.Tifrunner.gnm2.J5K5, whole genome shotgun sequence DNA encodes these proteins:
- the LOC112748150 gene encoding uncharacterized protein, producing the protein MGRAPCCDKANVKKGPWSPEEDAKLKSYIEQHGTGGNWIALPQKIGLKRCGKSCRLRWLNYLRPNIKHGSFSEEEDNIICTLYVSIGSRWSIIAAQLPGRTDNDIKNYWNTRLKKKLLAKQRKLDQPPPIPYCNSSSNSSSSSSVPQLVVPPAPPSIHDYDLTSLISSFPQQHHLYPPPNMYHHQQGFESLLIDDDLSHLMACVVSNNQQMEVQQGFYGSTTSTESTTTTSWGPDMTSLVNYSSPPPPPPPLLYQDDASPASRYFGMQML; encoded by the exons atgggaaGAGCACCTTGCTGTGACAAAGCGAACGTGAAGAAAGGGCCATGGTCGCCTGAAGAAGACGCGAAACTCAAGTCTTACATCGAGCAGCACGGCACAGGAGGCAATTGGATCGCCCTCCCTCAGAAgatag GACTTAAGAGATGCGGGAAAAGCTGTCGTCTAAGATGGCTGAATTATCTTCGGCCAAACATTAAACACGGTAGTTTCTCAGAAGAAGAAGACAACATCATCTGCACCCTGTATGTTAGTATTGGAAGCAGGTGGTCTATTATAGCAGCACAGTTACCAGGGCGCACAGACAATGACATCAAGAACTACTGGAACACCAGGCTCAAGAAGAAGCTCCTTGCAAAGCAAAGGAAACTAGACCAACCTCCTCCTATTCCTTATTGCAATTcctcttctaattcttcttcttcttcttcagttcCACAACTAGTAGTACCACCTGCACCGCCTTCCATCCACGACTACGATCTCACCTCCCTCATATCCTCCTTCCCACAGCAACACCACCTTTATCCACCGCCAAATATGTATCACCATCAGCAAGGCTTTGAAAGCTTATTGATAGATGATGATTTGAGCCATCTCATGGCGTGTGTAGTGAGTAATAATCAACAAATGGAAGTGCAGCAGGGTTTTTATGGCAGCACGACTTCAACAGAGAGCACTACTACTACTAGTTGGGGACCTGATATGACCTCTCTCGTTAACtactcatcaccaccaccaccaccaccacctttgCTTTATCAAGATGACGCTTCACCTGCTTCTAGGTACTTTGGAATGCAAATGCTAtaa